The Candidatus Accumulibacter similis genome has a segment encoding these proteins:
- the pbpC gene encoding penicillin-binding protein 1C yields the protein MSHRPRWWLAALLTLLLLADQLFPPPLQGHKAPQAQVVLARDGTPLRAFPDREHIWRHPVRFDEVSPRYIEALIGFEDRAFWWHPGVNPWALLRAGVLWLQNGRIVSGGSTLTMQVARLLEPTPRTPAGKLRQMVRALQIELRCSKREILEIYLRLAPMGGVLEGVEAASRAYLGKPAQRLSESEAALLAALPQAPSLLRPDRHPERARLARDKVLARMAGRWSASAIADARQEPVIAQPVREPLLAPLLAERLRRLQPHAARIESTVDAAMQQMVEQILATRLGILPPRVSMAALVIDNETLEVRAYAGSADFSDSERFAHVDMVQAARSPGSALKPFLYGLALDEGLIHSESLLADVPQSFAGYQPGNFQASFSGPVGVSEALQRSLNVPAVEVLERLGPQRFVSQLRRGGLRLELPPGATANLSVILGGAAVNLEGLVGAYSALARAGVSGRPRYLAGSPLVETRMLSDGAAFIIRDILESGGPVARMVDGGIGSRRGIAWKTGTSFGFRDAWAVGVSDRHTAGVWVGRPDGTPNPGFFGANIAAPLLVDIFAVIDDSPPAARIPPPSVNSAGICWPLGTRSEGTPTALCHQRRTAWILNDTAPPTFPDRLRTGPARHTDYRDPATGQRVRPGCASGSMQAVEMARWPAALEPWLDHGLRKRALPPPWTTACSASDGGSGNGLRIVGLSDGETIRSAGEGPPATLRLEARGGEHELIWLLNGRQIGRVPAGQPLTWSFAQPGSFQVTVMDHAGQHDRIEISVR from the coding sequence ATGAGCCACCGGCCCAGGTGGTGGTTGGCGGCTCTGCTGACCCTGCTGCTGCTTGCCGACCAGCTCTTCCCGCCGCCACTGCAAGGCCACAAGGCCCCACAGGCGCAGGTCGTCCTGGCGCGCGACGGCACGCCGCTGCGCGCGTTCCCGGACCGCGAGCACATCTGGCGGCATCCGGTCCGCTTCGATGAAGTGTCGCCGCGCTACATCGAAGCGCTGATCGGCTTCGAAGACCGGGCGTTCTGGTGGCACCCGGGCGTCAATCCATGGGCACTCCTGCGTGCCGGCGTGCTCTGGCTCCAGAACGGCCGCATCGTCTCCGGTGGTTCGACGCTGACCATGCAGGTGGCGCGTCTGCTCGAACCGACACCGCGGACGCCGGCCGGCAAGCTGCGCCAGATGGTACGTGCCCTGCAGATCGAATTGCGCTGCTCGAAGCGCGAGATCCTCGAAATCTATCTCCGCCTGGCGCCGATGGGCGGAGTCCTCGAAGGAGTCGAGGCGGCCAGCCGCGCCTACCTCGGCAAACCGGCGCAGCGGCTGAGCGAGTCCGAGGCGGCGCTCCTCGCCGCGCTGCCGCAGGCGCCGTCGCTGCTGCGGCCCGATCGCCACCCCGAGCGCGCCCGGCTCGCCCGCGACAAGGTTCTGGCGCGCATGGCGGGCCGCTGGAGTGCCAGCGCGATTGCTGACGCGCGCCAGGAACCGGTGATCGCGCAGCCCGTGCGCGAACCCCTGCTGGCGCCGCTCCTGGCCGAGCGGCTGCGGCGCTTGCAGCCGCACGCGGCGCGCATCGAGAGCACGGTCGACGCCGCCATGCAGCAGATGGTGGAGCAAATCCTCGCCACCCGGCTGGGCATCCTGCCGCCACGGGTATCGATGGCGGCGCTGGTGATCGACAACGAGACGCTCGAGGTTCGCGCCTATGCCGGTTCGGCGGATTTCAGCGACAGCGAGCGCTTCGCACACGTCGACATGGTGCAGGCGGCGCGCTCGCCGGGTTCGGCGTTGAAACCCTTCCTCTACGGGCTGGCGCTGGATGAAGGGCTGATCCACTCGGAATCCCTGCTGGCCGACGTGCCGCAGTCCTTCGCCGGCTACCAGCCGGGCAACTTCCAGGCCAGCTTCAGTGGCCCGGTCGGCGTCAGCGAGGCGCTGCAGCGATCGCTCAACGTGCCAGCCGTCGAGGTGCTCGAACGACTTGGACCACAGCGCTTCGTCTCGCAGTTGCGGCGCGGCGGACTCAGGCTGGAACTGCCGCCGGGAGCGACCGCCAACCTCAGCGTGATCCTTGGTGGCGCCGCGGTCAACCTGGAAGGCCTGGTCGGTGCCTACAGCGCACTGGCGCGCGCCGGCGTCAGCGGCCGACCGCGCTATCTTGCCGGATCGCCGCTGGTCGAGACGCGCATGCTCAGCGATGGGGCTGCCTTCATCATTCGCGACATCCTCGAATCCGGTGGGCCGGTGGCACGAATGGTCGATGGCGGCATCGGCAGCCGCCGTGGGATCGCCTGGAAGACCGGTACCAGCTTCGGTTTTCGCGATGCCTGGGCGGTCGGCGTCAGCGATCGCCACACCGCCGGCGTCTGGGTCGGCCGCCCTGACGGAACGCCGAACCCCGGATTCTTTGGCGCCAACATAGCTGCCCCGCTGCTGGTCGATATCTTTGCCGTGATCGACGATTCGCCGCCGGCCGCCCGCATCCCACCGCCATCGGTCAACAGCGCGGGCATCTGCTGGCCGCTGGGTACGCGCAGCGAGGGCACCCCGACGGCGCTCTGTCATCAGCGTCGAACCGCCTGGATCCTCAACGATACCGCTCCGCCCACCTTCCCAGACAGACTGCGAACGGGGCCGGCCCGCCATACCGACTACCGCGACCCGGCGACCGGGCAACGGGTGCGCCCGGGCTGCGCCAGCGGCAGCATGCAGGCAGTCGAGATGGCGCGCTGGCCGGCGGCGCTCGAACCCTGGCTGGACCACGGCCTGCGCAAGCGCGCGCTGCCACCACCATGGACGACCGCCTGCAGCGCGAGCGACGGCGGCAGCGGCAACGGCCTGAGAATCGTCGGCCTGAGCGATGGCGAAACCATACGCAGCGCCGGCGAAGGACCACCAGCGACGCTGCGGCTCGAGGCTCGCGGCGGTGAGCATGAACTGATCTGGCTGCTCAACGGCCGCCAGATCGGCCGCGTGCCGGCAGGGCAGCCATTGACATGGAGCTTTGCGCAGCCGGGCTCGTTCCAGGTCACGGTCATGGACCACGCCGGGCAGCATGATCGGATCGAGATCAGTGTCCGCTAG
- a CDS encoding SGNH/GDSL hydrolase family protein: MLHKLRQRFATSLLAFGALLGSAQASMYSDLVFFGDSLSDTGNVLSLSTAFSPPPFPSFPAAPGRFSNGPVWTETLAQGLGFAGSAAPSNLLFAGPAIGVIPIGAPGGQNFSFGDARTDLGGSAGATTGLTGQLIAWNGSVFNPATGLTRAANPGALYVVLAGANDLRDARTANPGATPGDDAARKAAAQATAQNISNAIGLLAQAGARHFLVSSLPDLGLTPEAARLGNEAASTDVTLQFNAALAADVAALDAFFLAQVGIDLDIRTLDFFGLSNAIHHDAVGNGGGVYGITNVTQPCIGPVAPGVFFFPGSVDINCSVSAFADDMHPSARVHHLLGQLAVATAVPEPGSLLLVALALALLVGRDRRPALARVPLRRW, from the coding sequence ATGCTGCACAAACTACGGCAACGATTCGCCACATCCCTGCTCGCCTTTGGCGCACTGCTTGGCAGCGCGCAGGCGAGCATGTACAGCGACCTGGTGTTCTTTGGCGACAGCCTCTCCGACACCGGCAACGTCCTCTCGCTGAGCACGGCGTTCTCACCGCCGCCCTTCCCGAGTTTCCCGGCTGCTCCGGGGCGCTTTTCGAACGGTCCGGTGTGGACGGAAACCCTGGCACAGGGGCTTGGTTTCGCCGGCAGCGCCGCTCCGAGCAACCTCCTCTTCGCCGGTCCTGCCATCGGCGTGATACCGATCGGGGCCCCAGGTGGGCAGAATTTCTCCTTCGGTGATGCGCGCACCGACCTGGGTGGATCCGCCGGGGCGACCACCGGTCTCACTGGTCAATTGATCGCCTGGAACGGCAGTGTGTTCAATCCAGCAACGGGTCTGACTCGCGCTGCCAATCCGGGCGCCCTGTATGTCGTCCTCGCCGGCGCCAACGACCTGCGCGACGCGCGCACTGCCAACCCGGGGGCGACGCCGGGCGACGACGCCGCCCGCAAGGCAGCAGCACAGGCTACGGCGCAGAACATCAGCAACGCGATCGGCCTGCTCGCCCAGGCCGGTGCACGCCACTTTCTCGTCTCCAGTTTGCCCGATCTCGGGCTGACGCCCGAGGCAGCGAGGCTCGGCAACGAGGCCGCGTCGACCGACGTGACGCTGCAATTCAACGCCGCCCTGGCGGCAGACGTGGCTGCACTCGATGCCTTCTTCCTGGCACAGGTGGGTATCGACCTCGACATCCGGACGCTCGACTTTTTCGGCCTCAGCAACGCCATCCACCATGATGCCGTCGGCAATGGCGGCGGTGTCTATGGAATCACCAACGTGACGCAGCCGTGCATTGGCCCGGTCGCGCCGGGAGTGTTCTTCTTCCCGGGCTCGGTCGACATCAACTGCAGCGTCTCCGCCTTTGCCGACGATATGCATCCGTCGGCGAGGGTTCATCACCTGCTGGGACAACTCGCCGTGGCAACTGCCGTTCCGGAGCCCGGTTCTCTCCTCCTCGTGGCGCTGGCGCTGGCACTGCTCGTCGGCCGGGATCGCCGTCCGGCGCTTGCCCGAGTACCGTTGCGGCGCTGGTGA
- a CDS encoding PLP-dependent transferase yields MSFDPASRVQDYLVFGEFGDVNPSITDSSTYTFLSPERMEELFEHEIEGCFLYSRHFNPTNKYLASALERMEDGEAAQVMASGMGAISTTLMTLCGTGDEIVCGRSIYGGTYALLKNLLPRFGVHTRFVDLCNPDAVRAAMTPRTRVIYCESLSNPLLEVSDLPRLATIAHAAGARLVVDNTFTPMILSPLRHGADIVVHSLTKFINGTSDCVAGCVVSTREFIGRLNDINSGPSMLLGPVLDSTRAASILKNLHSLHIRLRQHGSNALHLATSLAARGYTVHYPGLGTHPQHELLARLINPGYGWGGMMTFDAGNHAAANRLMTLMQREKVGYLAVSLGYFKTLFTTPGHSTSSEIPLSERQAAGLSDGLIRFSIGLDADIVQTTDRVLNCLAEAQIAPGSRPTR; encoded by the coding sequence ATGAGTTTCGATCCAGCGTCACGAGTGCAGGACTATCTGGTCTTCGGCGAGTTCGGCGACGTGAACCCGTCGATCACCGACTCGTCGACCTACACCTTCCTCAGCCCGGAGCGGATGGAGGAACTGTTCGAGCACGAGATCGAGGGCTGCTTCCTCTACTCGCGCCATTTCAACCCGACCAACAAGTACCTGGCGAGTGCCCTGGAGCGGATGGAAGACGGCGAAGCGGCACAGGTCATGGCTTCCGGGATGGGCGCGATCAGCACGACGCTGATGACCCTTTGTGGCACCGGCGACGAGATCGTCTGCGGCCGCAGCATCTACGGCGGCACCTACGCCTTGCTGAAGAACCTGCTGCCACGCTTCGGCGTGCATACCCGCTTCGTCGATCTCTGCAACCCAGACGCAGTGCGCGCGGCGATGACGCCGCGCACGCGGGTCATCTATTGTGAATCGCTCAGCAACCCGCTTCTGGAGGTGAGCGATCTGCCGCGGCTCGCTACCATCGCGCACGCTGCCGGTGCCCGGCTGGTGGTCGACAACACCTTCACACCGATGATCCTGTCGCCATTGCGTCATGGCGCGGACATCGTCGTACACAGCCTGACGAAGTTCATCAACGGCACCAGCGACTGTGTCGCGGGCTGCGTCGTCTCGACGCGCGAGTTCATCGGCCGGCTCAACGACATCAACTCGGGACCCAGCATGCTCCTCGGTCCGGTACTCGACAGCACGCGCGCAGCGAGCATTCTGAAAAATCTGCACAGCCTGCACATCCGCCTGCGCCAGCATGGCAGCAACGCGCTCCACCTGGCGACCAGTCTGGCTGCCCGTGGCTATACGGTGCACTACCCTGGGCTCGGCACGCACCCGCAGCACGAATTGCTGGCACGGCTGATCAACCCGGGGTACGGCTGGGGCGGGATGATGACCTTCGACGCCGGCAACCATGCGGCCGCGAATCGGCTGATGACGCTGATGCAACGGGAGAAGGTCGGCTACCTCGCAGTCAGCCTCGGCTACTTCAAGACGCTCTTCACCACACCCGGGCACAGCACCTCGTCGGAGATCCCGCTTTCCGAACGGCAGGCAGCTGGTCTGAGTGACGGGCTGATCCGTTTCTCCATCGGTCTCGACGCAGACATCGTCCAGACCACGGATCGCGTCCTGAACTGTCTTGCCGAGGCACAGATCGCGCCCGGCAGCCGTCCCACTCGGTGA
- a CDS encoding recombinase family protein — MTFVLASGKVQSHHRERWAVVYVRQSTLQQVARHQESTRLQYGLVDRALSLGWSPAQVKVIDEDLGKSAASAEGRPGFQRLVAAVSLEQVGIILGIEMSRLARSCRDWHQLLEVCAVFGSLIGDPDGVYDPRNYNDRLLLGLKGTMSEAELHVLKQRMLAGRRAKAERGELATPLPMGYVRRLSGEISKDPDEQAQGVIGLIFEQFERLGTLNGVLQYLVQYQIRLPHRIVNGPQRGELEWRRPNRATLSNLLHHPIYAGAYVYGRRATDPRRQQPGRPGTGRTVAKPEDYQVLLRDRLAAYIGWEQFTRNVEQLAANRPNALGPVRAGESLLSGLLVCGRCGLRMATQYTQNGKGLRYVCNRAAVEYGEPRCQSLSGRPLDHGVGQWVLRALEPAALDVSLQVAQDLEAERQRTHHHWAQRLERAHHQVERAARQYHAVEPENRLVARTLEKQWESALCEEKSLQAEYAEFLVRQPTALSAQECGQIRALANDIPIIWHAPTTASEDRQAIVRELLERVVVTVQGESERVEVQIHWQGGTGTRFNLIRPVAKLEQLSYYPQLVARAVALDAQGHTANGIAAQLNAESWRPAKRRATFTAAMVNGLLARQGRRSVLASPASSVSRGPGERTLQELANELAMPTVTLYSWLKQGKLTARQAVGHGHPIWLVQADPEQLALLRSWRAKSHSAANPT, encoded by the coding sequence ATGACCTTCGTGCTGGCCAGCGGCAAGGTGCAGAGCCATCACCGCGAACGCTGGGCCGTCGTATACGTCCGTCAATCCACCCTGCAGCAAGTCGCGCGCCACCAGGAATCGACGCGACTGCAGTATGGTCTCGTCGATCGGGCGTTGAGCTTGGGATGGTCGCCTGCGCAGGTGAAGGTGATTGACGAGGACCTGGGGAAATCGGCGGCGAGCGCCGAGGGCCGCCCCGGTTTTCAGCGTTTGGTGGCAGCGGTGAGCCTGGAGCAAGTGGGAATCATCCTCGGCATCGAGATGTCGCGGTTAGCGCGGTCCTGCCGGGACTGGCACCAATTGCTCGAAGTCTGTGCCGTGTTCGGCAGCTTAATCGGCGATCCGGACGGGGTGTATGATCCGCGGAATTACAATGATCGGCTGCTATTGGGGCTGAAGGGCACCATGTCGGAAGCGGAATTGCATGTCCTCAAGCAGCGGATGCTGGCAGGCAGACGCGCGAAGGCCGAGCGAGGGGAACTGGCGACGCCCTTGCCGATGGGCTATGTGCGCAGATTGTCCGGCGAGATCAGCAAGGATCCGGACGAGCAGGCGCAAGGCGTGATTGGGCTCATTTTCGAGCAGTTCGAGCGCTTGGGAACCCTGAACGGCGTGCTGCAGTATCTCGTGCAGTACCAGATTCGGTTGCCGCACCGCATCGTGAACGGTCCGCAGCGAGGGGAATTGGAGTGGCGCCGACCCAACCGGGCAACGCTGAGCAACCTGCTGCACCACCCGATCTACGCGGGCGCTTACGTGTATGGTCGGCGCGCCACCGACCCGCGGCGACAGCAACCGGGGCGTCCCGGCACGGGACGCACGGTGGCCAAACCCGAGGACTACCAGGTGCTGTTGCGCGACCGTCTGGCGGCGTACATCGGCTGGGAGCAATTCACCCGCAACGTCGAGCAACTGGCCGCCAACCGACCGAACGCCTTGGGTCCGGTCCGCGCAGGAGAGTCTCTGCTGTCAGGGCTGTTGGTATGTGGACGCTGTGGTCTACGGATGGCCACGCAGTACACGCAAAACGGCAAGGGATTGCGGTATGTCTGCAACCGTGCTGCGGTGGAGTACGGCGAGCCGCGTTGCCAGTCCCTCAGCGGACGGCCGTTGGACCACGGGGTCGGCCAGTGGGTGCTGAGGGCGCTGGAGCCTGCGGCGCTGGACGTCAGCCTGCAAGTCGCGCAGGATCTTGAAGCCGAGCGTCAGCGCACGCATCACCATTGGGCGCAGCGCTTGGAGCGAGCACACCACCAAGTGGAGCGAGCCGCTCGCCAATACCACGCGGTCGAGCCGGAGAACCGCCTGGTCGCGCGAACCCTCGAGAAACAGTGGGAAAGCGCGTTGTGCGAAGAAAAAAGCTTGCAAGCCGAGTATGCAGAGTTCCTGGTTCGCCAACCGACCGCTTTATCGGCGCAGGAGTGCGGACAAATCCGCGCTTTGGCCAACGATATCCCCATCATCTGGCACGCACCAACCACGGCTTCCGAGGATCGGCAGGCCATTGTCCGCGAGTTGTTAGAACGGGTGGTGGTCACCGTCCAGGGCGAAAGTGAGCGGGTCGAGGTGCAAATCCACTGGCAGGGCGGAACGGGCACCCGGTTCAACCTGATCCGACCGGTCGCCAAACTGGAGCAACTGAGCTATTACCCACAGTTGGTTGCGCGCGCCGTTGCCCTCGATGCGCAGGGCCATACCGCCAACGGCATTGCCGCGCAACTGAACGCGGAGAGCTGGCGACCCGCCAAACGTCGTGCCACCTTTACCGCAGCAATGGTGAACGGCTTGCTGGCGCGCCAAGGCAGACGATCCGTTCTTGCGTCGCCGGCCAGCAGCGTCTCCCGGGGCCCGGGGGAAAGGACCTTGCAGGAGTTGGCCAATGAGTTGGCGATGCCGACCGTCACGTTGTACTCCTGGCTCAAGCAAGGCAAACTGACAGCCCGCCAAGCAGTCGGCCACGGACATCCGATCTGGCTGGTTCAAGCCGACCCCGAGCAACTGGCTCTGCTACGGTCCTGGCGAGCAAAGTCCCACTCCGCCGCCAACCCGACGTAG
- a CDS encoding toll/interleukin-1 receptor domain-containing protein — protein MKVFLSHSFQKEDRDKFDDLWAALEARGIPVWDPETMPAGLSLRDKLRAAIRDCSVCVFIATEGSLKSNWCAAELGAFWGLGKPVVVYLADPNVKPEALPEQFKGDLYTAQKPAVLRSVKAHLEALDPFSSEPIVKNLKEPVDRMQYFIRIHERSRSLFSVSMGYDISDNTYYTAEQTERFLASVRRIIYDQDRRYERYQIVTGAPQSWLRFLLETASNAPHCYIRYLNVPDPTLFRARMMQLFVSDDINEQIGKVTYLVTSVETGASRPYGLQVCHRGFAEAFEGQVASYYSEAHKRFGIEAGQLARQLDLDESERRQIIADCVKAEFPTLVHQDEDNAVLTVIRRTNALDHGCIRELIREERVKQQALAK, from the coding sequence ATGAAAGTGTTCCTTAGTCATAGTTTCCAGAAAGAAGACCGCGACAAGTTCGACGACCTGTGGGCTGCACTTGAGGCACGGGGCATCCCAGTTTGGGACCCCGAGACCATGCCGGCGGGCTTGTCCCTCCGGGACAAACTGCGCGCCGCGATACGCGATTGTTCTGTATGCGTATTTATCGCTACAGAAGGGTCTCTCAAGTCGAACTGGTGTGCCGCTGAACTCGGCGCGTTCTGGGGACTTGGAAAGCCGGTTGTCGTATACCTGGCCGACCCCAATGTGAAACCGGAGGCCCTTCCTGAGCAATTCAAAGGTGACCTATACACGGCGCAAAAGCCTGCTGTGCTGAGAAGCGTCAAGGCGCACCTTGAAGCACTTGACCCATTCAGTTCCGAACCAATCGTGAAGAACTTGAAGGAGCCTGTCGATAGGATGCAGTACTTTATTAGAATACACGAGCGTAGCAGGTCCCTGTTCAGCGTATCAATGGGTTATGACATATCGGACAATACATACTACACAGCGGAGCAGACGGAGCGATTCTTGGCGTCCGTGCGACGCATCATCTACGATCAGGATCGACGGTATGAACGCTATCAAATCGTGACCGGGGCACCCCAGTCCTGGCTACGGTTCCTGTTAGAAACCGCCTCGAACGCACCGCACTGCTACATTAGATACCTGAACGTGCCTGATCCTACCCTCTTTCGGGCTCGGATGATGCAGTTGTTCGTGTCCGACGACATTAACGAGCAGATCGGAAAGGTAACCTATCTTGTCACGTCCGTGGAAACAGGTGCGAGTCGGCCCTATGGCCTGCAAGTATGTCATCGGGGGTTTGCAGAAGCATTCGAAGGTCAGGTAGCATCGTACTACAGCGAAGCGCACAAGCGTTTTGGGATCGAGGCAGGGCAGCTAGCACGTCAACTTGATCTGGATGAGAGCGAGCGGAGGCAAATCATAGCAGACTGTGTGAAGGCCGAGTTTCCAACACTGGTGCATCAAGATGAAGACAACGCGGTGCTGACCGTGATCCGACGAACAAACGCTCTCGATCACGGTTGTATTCGCGAGTTGATTCGCGAAGAACGAGTCAAACAACAGGCGTTAGCGAAGTGA
- a CDS encoding adenylosuccinate synthetase: MSVDVVIGAQFGSEGKGKICAYLGVVGDYTGAIRTGGPNAAHTVIQDNRRYVFRHIPSASVNRSLELVIGPGSHLRPDVLTDEIRDAGDLGIAHRLSIDRLAGIITPDHIRRNAILRTPTTGQGTSLAIADRALRNLTCVRDVPLPHGTVVDVARWLAPRLSRENFLLEGTQGFGLGFYQDWYPRSTSRDISVAALLSEGALPRDCVRDVYGVFRTFPIRTTDGESDLGAGETSWKSISRLAGATNPIVERGTLDGTVRRVARFSKLLTERFILLNRPTFACLTFVDYLDVRARGVTKLDELPGRARRFIDFIEDSFELRVGLISTGPGTFDTVDLRQ, from the coding sequence GTGAGCGTAGACGTCGTCATTGGTGCACAGTTCGGTAGCGAAGGAAAGGGAAAGATCTGCGCCTACCTCGGTGTAGTCGGCGACTACACCGGAGCAATCCGTACTGGTGGGCCGAATGCCGCCCACACCGTGATCCAGGACAATCGGCGCTACGTGTTTCGCCACATCCCCAGTGCGTCGGTGAATCGGTCTCTGGAGCTTGTCATTGGCCCGGGCTCGCATCTTCGGCCTGACGTCCTAACGGACGAAATCCGGGATGCTGGAGATCTGGGGATTGCGCACAGACTGTCGATCGACCGTCTCGCGGGAATCATCACCCCCGATCACATCCGAAGGAATGCTATCCTTCGCACTCCGACGACTGGGCAGGGCACTTCCCTTGCCATCGCAGATCGTGCTCTACGAAACTTAACATGCGTCCGTGACGTGCCCTTGCCTCACGGGACTGTCGTCGACGTTGCAAGATGGTTAGCTCCTCGTTTGAGTCGAGAGAATTTTCTGCTGGAAGGCACACAGGGTTTCGGACTCGGCTTTTATCAAGATTGGTATCCTCGCAGCACAAGCAGAGACATCAGTGTGGCTGCACTGCTGTCCGAAGGAGCCCTGCCGCGGGATTGCGTTCGCGATGTTTACGGTGTCTTTCGAACGTTCCCGATCCGCACTACTGATGGCGAGAGCGATCTTGGCGCGGGAGAAACTAGCTGGAAGTCAATCTCACGGCTGGCTGGCGCCACTAACCCGATCGTAGAACGGGGTACTCTGGACGGCACCGTACGGCGCGTTGCGCGTTTCTCTAAGCTCCTTACTGAGCGATTTATCTTACTCAATCGACCTACGTTCGCGTGTCTCACCTTCGTCGACTATCTAGACGTGCGGGCTCGCGGTGTGACGAAGCTAGATGAACTTCCTGGCCGAGCTCGGCGTTTCATCGATTTCATTGAGGATTCGTTCGAACTTCGGGTTGGATTGATCTCCACTGGTCCCGGAACTTTCGATACCGTCGACCTGCGTCAGTAG
- a CDS encoding recombinase family protein translates to MNTVAPKRCAVYCRVSTDERLHQSFNSIDAQKEAGLASVASQRAEGWIPVPDDYIDPGFSGGNLERPGLKRLLADIQAGKIDIVVVYKIDRLTRSLTDFSRLIEVFERHQVSFVAVTQQFNTTTSMGRLMLNVLLSFAQFEREVTGERIRDKIAASKAKGMWMGGPLPLGYDVQNRLLVVHEVEARLVRRIFKDFTRCRSTTEMVRELSAEGQTTKSGRPLTKQALYKLMHNRIYLGEILHKGTYYPGQHQAIVDRDLWDAVHAILAENNRQRAVETRQRRQPPSLLLGLFYTQDGERFQPAFTRKANGTMYRYYVPIRKVRFGARSTGAGRLPAEPIEQLVLSHVHAALRTPEVIQAVCNRIAAEKLKVTEPEVVLALRQLGAVWEQLFPVERQRIVQLLIERVTLLDNGIEIGWREAGWSQLVGELRPDTIGAELRELAESEEALA, encoded by the coding sequence ATGAACACCGTGGCCCCGAAACGCTGCGCGGTCTATTGTCGCGTGTCGACCGACGAACGGCTGCACCAGTCGTTCAACTCCATCGATGCCCAGAAGGAAGCCGGTCTGGCCTCGGTCGCCAGCCAGCGGGCGGAAGGGTGGATCCCCGTCCCGGATGACTACATCGATCCCGGCTTCTCCGGCGGCAATCTGGAGCGGCCCGGATTGAAGCGCCTGCTCGCGGACATCCAGGCCGGCAAGATCGACATCGTCGTCGTCTACAAGATTGACCGCCTGACTCGGAGCCTGACCGACTTCTCCCGGCTGATCGAAGTCTTCGAGCGCCACCAGGTGTCGTTCGTCGCCGTCACCCAGCAGTTCAACACCACCACCTCGATGGGCCGGCTGATGCTGAACGTCCTGCTGTCCTTCGCGCAATTCGAACGTGAGGTCACCGGCGAGCGCATCCGTGACAAGATCGCCGCCAGCAAGGCGAAGGGGATGTGGATGGGCGGGCCGTTACCCCTGGGATACGACGTGCAGAACCGGCTGCTCGTCGTCCATGAAGTCGAGGCCAGACTGGTCAGGCGCATCTTCAAGGATTTCACGCGTTGTCGATCGACCACCGAGATGGTTCGGGAACTCAGCGCTGAGGGCCAGACCACCAAGTCGGGGCGGCCTCTGACCAAGCAGGCGCTCTACAAGCTGATGCACAACCGGATCTATCTGGGCGAGATCCTGCACAAGGGCACGTACTATCCCGGCCAGCACCAGGCCATCGTTGATCGGGATCTCTGGGACGCTGTCCACGCGATCCTCGCCGAGAACAATCGCCAGCGGGCGGTGGAGACGCGCCAGCGCCGACAGCCACCGTCATTGCTCCTCGGTCTGTTCTACACGCAGGACGGCGAGCGCTTCCAGCCTGCCTTCACGCGCAAGGCCAACGGAACGATGTATCGCTACTACGTGCCGATCCGCAAGGTGCGCTTCGGCGCGAGGTCGACGGGCGCCGGCAGGCTGCCGGCGGAACCGATCGAGCAGTTGGTGCTGTCCCACGTCCATGCGGCGCTGCGGACGCCGGAGGTGATCCAGGCGGTGTGCAACCGCATCGCCGCGGAAAAGCTCAAAGTGACCGAGCCGGAGGTGGTGCTGGCGCTTCGCCAGCTCGGCGCCGTCTGGGAGCAGCTCTTCCCGGTCGAGCGCCAGCGCATCGTCCAGTTGCTGATCGAACGCGTCACGCTGCTCGACAACGGCATTGAGATCGGCTGGCGGGAGGCAGGCTGGTCGCAGCTCGTCGGCGAACTCCGGCCCGACACGATCGGCGCCGAGTTGCGCGAACTCGCGGAATCGGAGGAGGCCCTGGCATGA
- a CDS encoding DUF2924 domain-containing protein: protein MTSPSVAAQLAALPQMPLDRLWALWDQHFPRRPLRVTRRYLESRLAYRLQEAAYGGLPKAIKEQLADCGERLSKIKVGRGAEVRLMPGTTLIREWDEREYRVTVTADGQYELNGQHYKSLSATAKAITGTHWSGPAFFGLKRERR, encoded by the coding sequence ATGACATCGCCTTCTGTTGCCGCGCAGCTCGCGGCACTACCCCAGATGCCCCTCGATCGCCTGTGGGCGCTGTGGGATCAGCACTTTCCCCGCCGGCCGCTGCGCGTCACCCGGCGTTACCTGGAAAGCCGCCTCGCCTATCGCCTCCAGGAAGCCGCCTACGGCGGCCTGCCGAAAGCGATCAAGGAACAACTCGCCGACTGCGGCGAGCGCCTGTCGAAGATCAAGGTCGGCCGCGGCGCCGAGGTCCGCCTGATGCCGGGCACCACCCTGATCCGCGAATGGGACGAGCGCGAGTACCGCGTCACCGTCACCGCCGACGGCCAGTACGAATTGAACGGCCAACACTACAAGAGCCTGTCCGCCACGGCCAAGGCGATCACCGGCACCCACTGGTCGGGACCGGCGTTCTTCGGATTGAAGAGGGAGCGGCGATGA